One window of the Streptomyces sp. NBC_00259 genome contains the following:
- the rimP gene encoding ribosome maturation factor RimP: MSTTQSERLRGLLEPLVSAADLDLEEIELSRAGRRRVLRIVVDSEEGVDLDACAELSRVISDKLDESDAMGDGEYQLEVTSPGAERPLKEHRHYVRAKGRLARFQLITPEGAPAGELVARILDLDDEGLDLEVPGVKGRKPTTRRVTFAEIAKARVEIEFNRKDKKEEEA; this comes from the coding sequence ATGAGCACCACCCAGAGCGAGAGGCTGCGCGGACTGCTCGAACCGCTCGTCAGCGCCGCGGATCTGGATCTGGAAGAGATCGAGCTGTCCCGGGCCGGCCGCCGCCGTGTGCTGCGTATCGTCGTGGACTCCGAAGAGGGTGTGGATCTCGACGCCTGCGCCGAGCTGAGCCGTGTCATCTCCGACAAGCTCGACGAGAGCGACGCCATGGGGGACGGCGAGTACCAGCTCGAGGTGACCTCCCCCGGCGCGGAGCGCCCGCTCAAGGAGCACCGCCACTACGTACGCGCCAAGGGCCGCCTGGCCAGGTTCCAGCTGATCACCCCGGAGGGCGCGCCCGCCGGCGAGCTGGTCGCCCGGATCCTCGACCTGGACGACGAGGGCCTCGACCTGGAGGTGCCGGGTGTGAAGGGCCGTAAGCCCACCACCCGCCGTGTCACCTTCGCCGAGATCGCCAAGGCGCGCGTGGAGATCGAGTTCAACCGCAAGGACAAGAAGGAAGAGGAGGCGTAG